The Phacochoerus africanus isolate WHEZ1 chromosome 15, ROS_Pafr_v1, whole genome shotgun sequence genome has a segment encoding these proteins:
- the LOC125115594 gene encoding cytochrome P450 26A1 isoform X2 gives MGLPALLASVLCTFVLPLLLFLAAIKLWDLYCVSSRDRSCTLPLPPGTMGFPFFGETLQMVLQRRKFLQMKRRKYGFIYKTHLFGRPTVRVMGADNVRRILLGEHRLVSVHWPASVRTILGSGCLSNLHDSSHKQRKKVIMQAFSREALQCYVPVIAEEVDSCLEQWLSCGERGLLVYPQVKRLMFRIAMRILLGCEPRLASGGEAEQQLVEAFEEMTRNLFSLPIDVPFSGLYRGLKARNLIHARIEENIRAKICGLRAAGAGGGCKDALQLLIEHSWERGERLDMQALKQSSTELLFGGHETTASAATSLITYLGLYPHVLQKVREELKSKGYQIPKGWNVIYSICDTHDVADIFTNKEEFNPDRFLLPHPEDASRFSFIPFGGGLRSCVGKEFAKILLKIFTVELARHCDWRLLNGPPTMKTSPTVYPVDDLPARFTRFQGEI, from the exons ATGGGGCTCCCGGCACTGCTGGCCAGTGTGCTCTGCACCTTCGTGCTGCCGCTGCTGCTCTTCCTGGCCGCGATCAAACTCTGGGACCTGTACTGCGTGAGCAGCCGGGACCGCAGCTGCACCCTCCCTTTGCCCCCTGGAACTATGGGCTTCCCCTTCTTTGGGGAGACATTGCAGATGGTGCTACAG CGAAGGAAGTTCCTGCAGATGAAGCGCAGGAAATACGGTTTCATCTACAAGACGCATCTGTTCGGGCGGCCCACGGTGCGGGTGATGGGTGCAGACAACGTGCGGCGCATCTTGCTCGGGGAACACCGGCTCGTGTCGGTCCACTGGCCGGCGTCGGTGCGCACGATCCTGGGCTCTGGCTGCCTCTCCAATCTGCACGACTCCTCGCACAAGCAGCGCAAGAAG GTGATTATGCAGGCCTTCAGCCGCGAGGCGCTCCAATGCTACGTGCCGGTGATCGCAGAGGAAGTGGACAGTTGCCTGGAGCAGTGGCTGAGCTGCGGAGAGCGCGGCCTCCTGGTTTACCCCCAGGTGAAACGCCTCATGTTCCGCATCGCCATGCGCATCCTGCTGGGCTGCGAGCCCCGGCTGGCGAGCGGCGGGGAAGCCGAGCAGCAGCTGGTGGAAGCCTTCGAGGAAATGACCCGCAATCTTTTCTCCTTGCCCATCGACGTGCCCTTCAGCGGGCTCTACCGG GGCCTGAAGGCGCGGAACCTCATCCACGCTCGCATAGAGGAGAACATTCGCGCCAAAATCTGCGGGCTGCGGGCAGCCGGGGCGGGAGGGGGCTGTAAAGATGCGTTGCAGCTGCTGATCGAGCACTcatgggagaggggagagaggctggacATGCAG GCACTAAAGCAGTCTTCAACAGAGCTCCTCTTTGGAGGACATGAAACCACGGCCAGTGCAGCCACATCTCTCATTACTTACCTGGGGCTCTACCCACATGTTCTCCAGAAAGTTCGAGAGGAGCTGAAGAGTAAG GGATACCAGATTCCCAAGGGCTGGAATGTTATCTACAGTATCTGCGATACTCACGATGTCGCTGACATCTTCACCAACAAGGAGGAATTTAATCCTGACCGCTTTCTCCTGCCTCACCCAGAGGATGCCTCCAGGTTCAGCTTCATCCCATTTGGAGGAGGCCTTAGGAGCTGCGTGGGGAAAGAGTTTGCAAAAattcttctcaaaatatttacaGTGGAGCTGGCCAGGCATTGTGACTGGCGGCTCCTAAATGGACCTCCTACAATGAAAACTAGTCCCACCGTGTACCCTGTGGATGATCTCCCAGCAAGGTTTACCCGTTTCCAGGGGGAGATCTGA
- the LOC125115594 gene encoding cytochrome P450 26A1 isoform X1 translates to MGLPALLASVLCTFVLPLLLFLAAIKLWDLYCVSSRDRSCTLPLPPGTMGFPFFGETLQMVLQRRKFLQMKRRKYGFIYKTHLFGRPTVRVMGADNVRRILLGEHRLVSVHWPASVRTILGSGCLSNLHDSSHKQRKKVIMQAFSREALQCYVPVIAEEVDSCLEQWLSCGERGLLVYPQVKRLMFRIAMRILLGCEPRLASGGEAEQQLVEAFEEMTRNLFSLPIDVPFSGLYRGLKARNLIHARIEENIRAKICGLRAAGAGGGCKDALQLLIEHSWERGERLDMQALKQSSTELLFGGHETTASAATSLITYLGLYPHVLQKVREELKSKGLLCKGNQDNKLDMEILEQLKYIGCVIKETLRLNPPVPGGFRVALKTFELNGYQIPKGWNVIYSICDTHDVADIFTNKEEFNPDRFLLPHPEDASRFSFIPFGGGLRSCVGKEFAKILLKIFTVELARHCDWRLLNGPPTMKTSPTVYPVDDLPARFTRFQGEI, encoded by the exons ATGGGGCTCCCGGCACTGCTGGCCAGTGTGCTCTGCACCTTCGTGCTGCCGCTGCTGCTCTTCCTGGCCGCGATCAAACTCTGGGACCTGTACTGCGTGAGCAGCCGGGACCGCAGCTGCACCCTCCCTTTGCCCCCTGGAACTATGGGCTTCCCCTTCTTTGGGGAGACATTGCAGATGGTGCTACAG CGAAGGAAGTTCCTGCAGATGAAGCGCAGGAAATACGGTTTCATCTACAAGACGCATCTGTTCGGGCGGCCCACGGTGCGGGTGATGGGTGCAGACAACGTGCGGCGCATCTTGCTCGGGGAACACCGGCTCGTGTCGGTCCACTGGCCGGCGTCGGTGCGCACGATCCTGGGCTCTGGCTGCCTCTCCAATCTGCACGACTCCTCGCACAAGCAGCGCAAGAAG GTGATTATGCAGGCCTTCAGCCGCGAGGCGCTCCAATGCTACGTGCCGGTGATCGCAGAGGAAGTGGACAGTTGCCTGGAGCAGTGGCTGAGCTGCGGAGAGCGCGGCCTCCTGGTTTACCCCCAGGTGAAACGCCTCATGTTCCGCATCGCCATGCGCATCCTGCTGGGCTGCGAGCCCCGGCTGGCGAGCGGCGGGGAAGCCGAGCAGCAGCTGGTGGAAGCCTTCGAGGAAATGACCCGCAATCTTTTCTCCTTGCCCATCGACGTGCCCTTCAGCGGGCTCTACCGG GGCCTGAAGGCGCGGAACCTCATCCACGCTCGCATAGAGGAGAACATTCGCGCCAAAATCTGCGGGCTGCGGGCAGCCGGGGCGGGAGGGGGCTGTAAAGATGCGTTGCAGCTGCTGATCGAGCACTcatgggagaggggagagaggctggacATGCAG GCACTAAAGCAGTCTTCAACAGAGCTCCTCTTTGGAGGACATGAAACCACGGCCAGTGCAGCCACATCTCTCATTACTTACCTGGGGCTCTACCCACATGTTCTCCAGAAAGTTCGAGAGGAGCTGAAGAGTAAG GGTTTACTTTGCAAGGGCAATCAAGACAACAAGTTAGACATGGAAATTTTGGAACAGCTTAAATACATTGGATGTGTTATTAAAGAGACCCTTCGACTGAATCCCCCAGTTCCAGGAGGGTTTCGGGTTGCCCTTAAGACTTTTGAATTAAAT GGATACCAGATTCCCAAGGGCTGGAATGTTATCTACAGTATCTGCGATACTCACGATGTCGCTGACATCTTCACCAACAAGGAGGAATTTAATCCTGACCGCTTTCTCCTGCCTCACCCAGAGGATGCCTCCAGGTTCAGCTTCATCCCATTTGGAGGAGGCCTTAGGAGCTGCGTGGGGAAAGAGTTTGCAAAAattcttctcaaaatatttacaGTGGAGCTGGCCAGGCATTGTGACTGGCGGCTCCTAAATGGACCTCCTACAATGAAAACTAGTCCCACCGTGTACCCTGTGGATGATCTCCCAGCAAGGTTTACCCGTTTCCAGGGGGAGATCTGA